A single Klebsiella variicola DNA region contains:
- a CDS encoding methionine ABC transporter permease MetI, giving the protein MSEAMMWLLLRGVWETLAMTFVSGFFGFVLGLPVGVLLYVTRPGQIVANAKLYRTLSALVNIFRSIPFIILLVWMIPFTRVIVGTSIGLQAAIVPLTVGAAPFIARMVENALLEIPTGLIEASRAMGATPLQIVRKVLLPEALPGLVNAATITLITLVGYSAMGGAVGAGGLGQIGYQYGYIGYNATVMNTVLVLLVILVYLIQFSGDRIVRAVTHK; this is encoded by the coding sequence ATGTCTGAGGCAATGATGTGGCTGCTGTTGCGCGGCGTATGGGAAACGCTGGCAATGACCTTTGTCTCCGGCTTCTTCGGTTTTGTCCTTGGTCTGCCGGTGGGCGTGCTGCTGTATGTGACCCGGCCGGGGCAAATCGTCGCCAATGCCAAACTGTACCGTACTCTGTCGGCGCTGGTGAACATTTTCCGTTCCATTCCGTTCATTATCCTGCTGGTCTGGATGATCCCGTTTACCCGCGTAATCGTCGGCACCTCGATCGGCCTGCAGGCGGCAATCGTTCCGCTGACGGTGGGCGCCGCGCCGTTTATCGCCCGCATGGTGGAGAACGCCCTGCTGGAGATCCCGACCGGGCTCATCGAAGCTTCCCGCGCGATGGGCGCCACACCGCTGCAGATCGTCCGCAAGGTTCTGCTGCCTGAAGCGCTGCCGGGGCTGGTCAACGCCGCCACCATCACGCTTATTACCCTGGTAGGCTACTCCGCCATGGGCGGCGCGGTGGGCGCCGGTGGTCTGGGGCAGATTGGTTATCAGTACGGTTATATCGGCTACAACGCAACGGTGATGAATACCGTACTGGTGTTACTGGTTATTCTGGTTTATTTAATTCAATTCTCTGGCGATCGTATCGTCCGGGCTGTGACTCATAAATAA